Proteins from one Deinococcus sedimenti genomic window:
- a CDS encoding ParB/RepB/Spo0J family partition protein has translation MTQTKTRGLKGVSGLASGLAALAEVTGQATHRQVDIGKIHVDPHFNPRGRYDPDAFNEDRLAALSSSVRAEGLLSPLWVRIRPAGGYTLIAGERRLRAALLVDLRQVPVLVFEADDRRAAYLAVLENAQREDLSIVDETFAGFALLCAHTGLSVPEVISVLNQVRKGADDTLGLEAFLRGTYGTGVSVWSQHRARILDFTPEELAAVQERQIDVSVAYELVPLKGRVEERRHLLRQAAADGLNATQVRALVRPLLSSGRRGLKAEISELRGALPRLARLKGEPADRARRLIQELQALLAES, from the coding sequence GTGACACAGACGAAAACGCGCGGCCTGAAGGGCGTCTCAGGGCTAGCAAGTGGCCTTGCCGCCCTGGCAGAGGTCACAGGGCAGGCCACCCACCGCCAGGTGGACATCGGCAAGATTCATGTCGATCCGCACTTCAATCCTCGCGGCCGGTACGACCCGGACGCCTTCAACGAGGATCGGCTGGCCGCACTGAGCAGCAGCGTCCGCGCCGAAGGACTGCTCTCGCCACTGTGGGTACGGATCCGGCCCGCCGGGGGGTACACGCTGATTGCCGGTGAGCGCCGCCTGCGGGCCGCGCTGCTCGTGGATCTCAGGCAGGTGCCCGTCCTGGTGTTTGAAGCGGACGACCGCCGCGCCGCGTACCTCGCCGTTCTCGAGAACGCCCAGCGTGAAGACCTGTCCATCGTCGACGAGACCTTCGCTGGTTTTGCCCTGCTCTGCGCCCACACAGGGCTGAGCGTGCCCGAAGTCATCAGCGTGCTCAATCAGGTCCGGAAGGGGGCCGACGACACCCTGGGGCTCGAGGCGTTTCTACGCGGCACGTACGGCACGGGCGTCAGTGTCTGGTCTCAACACCGCGCGCGCATACTGGACTTCACTCCTGAGGAACTGGCCGCCGTGCAGGAACGACAGATTGACGTCAGCGTCGCGTATGAACTCGTTCCCCTCAAGGGGCGCGTTGAGGAGCGCCGGCATCTGCTCCGCCAGGCGGCGGCGGACGGTCTGAACGCCACGCAGGTCCGCGCGCTTGTCCGGCCGCTGCTGAGTTCAGGTCGACGTGGCCTGAAAGCGGAGATCAGTGAGCTGCGGGGCGCCCTGCCTCGCCTCGCGCGTCTGAAAGGCGAGCCGGCGGACCGCGCACGCCGACTCATCCAGGAATTGCAGGCGCTGCTGGCCGAGTCCTGA